A window from Flavobacteriales bacterium encodes these proteins:
- a CDS encoding efflux RND transporter permease subunit: DLGGLFVPDDNGNQIPLNELVDFIETESPMLISREDARRRINIGVNVRNRDVASLVKEIEEKIHAQVKLPSGYSLKFGGQFENLEKAKARLLIAVPVALAMIFILLYFAFGSFKYATLIYSAVPLSAIGGVFALWLRDMPFSISAGVGFIALFGVAVLNGIVLISFFNQLKEEGEMDIKSLILFGGNTRMRPVIMTAAVASLGFLPMAISNSNGAEVQKPLATVVIGGLITATFLTLIVLPVLYYMVERKNYPKKAQIGVLALLLLPFASNAQGDMLSIDEVRNSVIQNHPQLKNAQLGIKLEEASRAGVYKLNPVDIVLQHGQINYSERDYYLEANQNLGNFVSWFKLDAVTRQKILLAKSQEELLRRELLYKASAAYTDWKFSYYEAQLFDSLETMYKGIHERMQKRVKSGESDGLEMTFFSVRYTTLKNEKAAALSRLNDAWSQLCLSAWLKTENRSPELLQWIIALKEKGNVSPVLMNTMNATAELSKIETSYARSFYAPEYMVGYFNQSLEKVTGYWGFRAGISIPLWAWSTKSSVNQAKIKEEIIMNEIEIRQQELSFQLEALFKRYDVLTGTLNGQGSDYIQNLEGLKQKSLLQYVSGQSDFLSFAQIMDTYLNARIARMEMQREFEQVIHQIDFLTSSN, translated from the coding sequence GATTTGGGTGGATTATTTGTTCCGGACGATAATGGCAATCAAATTCCTCTCAATGAATTGGTCGACTTTATTGAAACGGAATCACCTATGCTCATTTCAAGAGAAGATGCGCGCCGGAGAATTAATATTGGTGTAAATGTGCGAAATCGAGATGTGGCATCGTTGGTGAAAGAAATAGAAGAGAAAATTCATGCACAGGTAAAATTGCCTTCGGGGTATTCATTGAAGTTTGGCGGACAATTCGAAAATCTTGAAAAAGCAAAAGCACGATTACTGATTGCAGTTCCCGTAGCATTAGCTATGATTTTTATCCTGCTGTATTTTGCATTCGGATCGTTTAAATACGCAACCCTGATTTATTCTGCAGTTCCACTTTCTGCCATTGGCGGTGTGTTTGCGTTATGGTTACGAGACATGCCATTTAGTATTTCGGCGGGAGTAGGATTTATCGCTTTGTTCGGTGTTGCCGTGTTGAATGGAATTGTACTGATTTCGTTTTTTAATCAACTAAAAGAAGAAGGAGAAATGGATATTAAATCTTTAATTCTTTTCGGAGGAAATACACGGATGCGTCCCGTAATTATGACCGCCGCTGTGGCTTCGTTGGGCTTTTTACCTATGGCCATTTCAAATTCCAATGGAGCAGAAGTGCAGAAACCATTGGCCACTGTAGTGATTGGCGGATTAATTACAGCAACATTTTTAACCCTCATTGTTTTACCTGTATTGTATTATATGGTTGAGCGAAAAAACTACCCTAAAAAAGCACAAATTGGGGTATTAGCTTTATTGCTTTTACCATTTGCATCCAATGCACAGGGTGATATGTTAAGCATCGATGAAGTGCGCAATTCGGTTATTCAAAATCATCCGCAATTAAAAAATGCACAACTGGGAATTAAACTGGAAGAAGCTTCCCGGGCCGGAGTTTATAAATTAAATCCTGTAGATATCGTATTGCAACATGGTCAGATTAACTATTCCGAACGCGACTATTATTTAGAAGCCAATCAAAACCTTGGGAATTTCGTTTCATGGTTTAAACTAGATGCGGTAACACGACAAAAAATTCTGTTGGCTAAATCGCAGGAAGAATTATTGCGAAGAGAATTATTGTATAAAGCGTCAGCAGCCTATACCGACTGGAAGTTTTCATATTATGAAGCCCAACTGTTCGATTCACTCGAAACCATGTATAAAGGCATTCACGAACGTATGCAGAAGAGAGTTAAAAGTGGAGAGTCGGATGGATTGGAAATGACTTTCTTTTCTGTCCGCTACACCACGTTGAAGAATGAAAAAGCGGCTGCTTTATCGCGCTTAAATGATGCATGGTCGCAATTGTGTTTATCCGCCTGGCTGAAAACTGAAAACAGAAGTCCTGAACTCTTGCAATGGATTATTGCATTAAAAGAAAAAGGAAATGTATCTCCTGTTTTAATGAACACCATGAATGCAACTGCCGAATTAAGTAAAATAGAAACTTCTTACGCACGCAGTTTTTATGCTCCCGAATACATGGTTGGATATTTTAATCAGTCGCTCGAAAAGGTAACCGGTTATTGGGGATTCCGTGCCGGTATTTCTATTCCTTTATGGGCATGGTCCACTAAATCCTCGGTGAACCAGGCTAAAATTAAAGAAGAGATCATCATGAATGAAATCGAAATACGTCAGCAGGAATTATCTTTTCAACTCGAGGCTTTGTTTAAACGTTATGATGTGTTAACCGGAACGCTAAACGGACAAGGCTCGGATTATATTCAAAACCTGGAAGGATTAAAACAAAAAAGTCTGTTGCAATATGTATCCGGCCAAAGCGATTTTTTATCCTTCGCACAAATTATGGACACTTATCTCAATGCCCGGATTGCACGCATGGAAATGCAGCGTGAATTCGAACAAGTGATTCATCAAATTGATTTTTTAACTTCTAGCAATTAA
- a CDS encoding efflux RND transporter periplasmic adaptor subunit, translating into MKKYILYVLFPIAIASCGTKSETENNSESAPTATVFTLSDEQMKKNGIETGHLQKKEMSGFINCTGSVEVPPQNVASIHTPVKGFIRSINAIQGDHLHKGDVIASIDHPEFARMQRDLLESNARLGFLEKEFERKKELLSGDAVSKREFEMAESELKSEQARFEGLKSELLLSGFSVDKIISSGVIQRNIAIVSPFNGFVSKLNVNIGKLVNPEDLIAEVINTDHLHLEIHVYAKDVAMVQEGQLIQFTLPGSDSIHRAKVYLVGKAINPENNTVMVHAHFEDESKYTAGTFINGQILTGSREVNSISLQGLIKEGENWFVFVKTDKGFVKSKAEIGYKDNTQAEIISIEGFTPDVELVTKGAYYLQGAAEE; encoded by the coding sequence ATGAAAAAATATATTTTATATGTTTTGTTTCCCATCGCCATCGCATCATGTGGAACAAAATCTGAAACTGAAAACAATTCCGAAAGCGCTCCAACCGCCACTGTTTTTACATTGAGCGATGAGCAAATGAAAAAGAACGGAATTGAAACCGGTCATTTGCAAAAAAAGGAAATGTCGGGCTTTATCAATTGCACAGGTTCTGTGGAAGTACCGCCCCAAAATGTTGCGAGTATTCACACCCCTGTTAAAGGATTTATCCGTAGCATCAATGCAATTCAGGGCGATCATTTGCACAAAGGCGATGTTATTGCAAGCATCGATCATCCGGAGTTTGCACGTATGCAGCGTGATTTACTGGAAAGCAATGCGCGATTAGGTTTTTTGGAAAAAGAATTTGAGCGAAAAAAGGAGTTATTATCCGGCGATGCGGTTTCTAAGCGTGAATTTGAAATGGCAGAAAGCGAATTGAAATCGGAGCAAGCGCGTTTCGAAGGATTAAAATCAGAATTGCTTCTGTCTGGATTTTCCGTAGATAAAATTATTTCCAGCGGTGTAATTCAGCGCAATATTGCCATTGTATCACCTTTTAATGGTTTTGTTTCTAAATTGAATGTCAACATCGGTAAACTGGTGAATCCCGAAGATTTAATTGCGGAGGTCATTAATACCGATCACCTGCATCTCGAAATTCATGTTTATGCCAAAGATGTTGCCATGGTGCAGGAGGGACAATTAATTCAGTTTACATTACCGGGATCCGATTCCATTCACCGCGCAAAAGTGTATCTGGTAGGTAAAGCCATTAATCCGGAAAACAATACCGTAATGGTGCATGCCCATTTTGAGGATGAATCGAAATATACTGCGGGGACATTTATTAACGGACAAATTTTAACCGGTTCAAGAGAAGTGAATTCCATTTCACTGCAGGGATTGATCAAAGAAGGTGAAAACTGGTTTGTATTTGTAAAAACCGATAAAGGTTTCGTTAAATCAAAAGCAGAAATCGGATATAAAGATAACACCCAGGCAGAAATCATATCCATTGAAGGATTTACACCGGATGTTGAATTGGTGACCAAAGGTGCGTATTATTTGCAGGGAGCCGCAGAAGAATAA